A single genomic interval of Armigeres subalbatus isolate Guangzhou_Male chromosome 1, GZ_Asu_2, whole genome shotgun sequence harbors:
- the LOC134205046 gene encoding protein arginine N-methyltransferase 1-like, whose product MASTDVNMETASSSSTAATTPNGNTSGENLATNAEEMTSRDYYFDSYAHFGIHEEMLKDEVRTLTYRNSMYHNKHLFKGKTVLDIGCGTGILSMFAAKAGAAKVIAVECSNIIDYAQKIVEANNLSHIITLVKGKVEEIELPEGIQQVDIIISEWMGYCLFYESMLDTVIYARDKWLKPDVGMMFPDRCTLFVSAIEDRQYKDEKINWWDNVYGFNMSSIRKVAISEPLVDVVDPKQIVTSSYMIKEIDLYTVRKEDLDFETPFHLIVKRNDFVQALITYFNVEFTKCHQRLGFSTSPEAAYTHWKQTVFYFDEYLTVKKGEEIYGMFKMKPNARNNRDLDFSIDLHFKGELSQVNEKNHYRMR is encoded by the exons ATG GCCAGTACAGACGTAAATATGGAGACGGCATCGTCCTCCTCTACAGCAGCAACGACCCCGAATGGAAACACTAGTGGTGAAAATTTAGCCACCAATGCAGAGGAAATGACCTCCCGTGATTACTACTTCGACTCGTATGCACATTTCGGCATCCACGAGGAGATGCTCAAGGACGAGGTACGCACGCTGACCTACCGGAATTCGATGTACCACAATAAGCACCTGTTCAAGGGGAAAACTGTGCTGGACATTGGCTGTGGCACGGGAATCCTATCTATGTTTGCTGCCAAAGCCGGCGCAGCCAAGGTGATTGCTGTCGAGTGCTCGAACATCATTGATTACGCACAGAAGATCGTCGAGGCGAACAATCTGAGCCACATCATTACACTGGTCAAGGGCAAGGTAGAGGAGATTGagcttccggagggaattcagCAAGTGGATATAATTATTTCAGAATGGATGGG ATATTGTTTATTCTACGAATCGATGTTGGATACAGTCATCTACGCTCGGGACAAGTGGCTCAAGCCGGACGTAGGCATGATGTTCCCGGATCGGTGTACGCTGTTTGTATCCGCCATCGAAGATCGGCAGTACAAGGACGAGAAGATCAATTGGTGGGATAACGTGTACGGATTCAACATGAGTTCTATCCGCAAGGTGGCCATTAGCGAACCACTGGTGGATGTCGTTGATCCAAAACAGATCGTCACGAGCTCGTACATGATAAAAGAAATCGATTTATACACCGTCCGGAAGGAAGATCTTGATTTTGAAACTCCGTTCCATCTAATTGTGAAGCGAAATGACTTTGTCCAGGCGTTGATCACCTATTTCAACGTTGAGTTCACCAAGTGCCATCAACGCTTGGGTTTCAGCACCTCCCCTGAGGCGGCCTACACACACTGGAAGCAAACGGTGTTCTATTTTGACGAATACCTAACCGTGAAGAAAGGTGAAGAAATTTACGGTATGTTCAAGATGAAGCCAAACGCCCGAAACAATCGGGATTTAGATTTCTCCATAGATCTGCATTTCAAAGGCGAGCTCTCGCAGGTAAATGAAAAGAACCACTATCGGATGCGTTAA